GCCGAGGGCATTCCCGGTTTCGATGTTGGGGGCAAGAATCAGGTCCACCTCGCCGCTGATGCGGCTGTCGATGCCCTTGTGCTCGGCCGCGTGGCGGTCGAAGGCCACGTCAAAGGCGATGGGGCCCTCGATCACGCAGTCCGGGAGTTCGCGGTTGCGGGACATGGTCACCAGCGCGTCCGCGTCCACTGTGGCCTGAATCTTCGGATGGACCATTTCATTGGCCGTGAGCGCGGCCACGTTCGGGCAATCCATGCCCAGCCGCTTCATGGCTCCCAGCGCATTGACGAGAATCTGCCTCTTCTGCTCCAGGTCCGGGCTGGTGTTGATGCCGCTGTCGCTGCAAAAGATCAGCTTGTGGTATTCCTTGAGGTCATAGGCTGCGAGCGCGCTGATCAGGCTGCCGTTGCGCAGACCCTTTTGCCGGTTCAGGATGGCACGCATGTAGATGGCGGTGTTGATCACGCCCTTCATGAGCACGTCGGCCTTGCCCGATCTCACGATTTCAACTGCCTTTCCGGCACAGGTTTCGGTTTCGTCGCAGGCAATGATTTCGCATTCGTCGAGGCCTACCTTTTCGGTCAGATCCCTGATTTCGTCTTCGGGACCGACGAGAACCGGGAACAGGAAGCCCATGTCCGAAGCGAGTTTCACGGCGGACAGCAGCTCCTCGTCCTGAGCCGCGGCCACGCACACCCGGTATTGCCGACCGGAGCGCACCCTGGTGATCAATTCATCGAAATTGGAAAGCACGATTCGTTCTCCCAACAGGTTTAATAGGTCTTCACGTCTTCGCTGCCGCTCATGACACGCAGCGCGCCGAGGGCCAGCGCCTTCATCTCCATTTCGCCGGGAATCACCTCGAATTCGGCGAGATAACTCACATGTTCTTTCAATTTGTCCACAATAAGCTGCGAGTGGGCGATGCCCCCGGTGATGATGATCCTGTCCACCTCGCCGCACAGGGATGCGCCGTACGCCGCGATTTCCTTGGCGGTCTGGTAGATGAACGCGTTGAGCACGCGCATTGCGTCCGGGTCTCCGGCCAGATAGCGGTTTTCGATCTCCAGCATGTCCTTGGTGCCGAGGTGGTCGAACATGCCTGCGCGGGTGCTGATCTTGGAAACCATTTCCCGCAGCGTGTATTTGCCGCTGTAGCAGAGCTCGACCAGAGGAAAGCTGGGCAGTCCTCCGCAGCGTTCCGGGGAAAAGGGGCCGTTGCAGCGACCTCCGCTTCCGTCGATCATCACGCCCTTCAGATGCGCGGCAATGGAAATGCCGGAGCCGAGATGTGCCACGATGAAATTGAAGTCCGCGTATTCGCCGCCGAGTCGGGCCGCGGTTTCCCGGCACACGGCCTTCTGGTTCAGGGCATGCATCCAGCTCGGCCGTTCCAGCTCGGAAATGCCCGATATCTTGGCGATGCCCAGAAATTCGTCCACGGACACCGGGTCCACGGTGAACGCGGGGATGTCGAACGAGTCTGCAATGTCCTTCGCAATGACCGGCCCCAGATTCGAGGGATGTTCGCCATTGATGGCGTTGCGCAGGTCCTCGATCATGGTCGGGCTCACCTCGTAGGTGCCGCCCGCCAGAGGCTTGAGCAGACCGCCGCGTCCCACCACGCAGTCGAAATCCTCCAGCATGTGGCCGTTCTCGGCCAGAGTCCGGACAATTACGTCCTTGCGAAAGCGGAACTGCTCGAAGACCGTGGGGAAATGATTCACTTCGTCCTGATCGTGCTGGATGTTTTCGCCGAACAGCTGTTCGCCGTCTTCGAACACTGCGATCTTGGTCGAAGTTCCGCCGGGATTGACAACAAGTATCTTCATTCCTGTTTCCTGCCGGATGGCGGTCCCGGAAGAGGGAATCCCTTCCGGGCCGTCAGCCGCTTCATGAGTCTGTGTGGTTGATGGTTGGCCGGGAGAATCCGCCTAGACCAGCGCGGATATTTCCCGGGAGACCTCTTTCAGCCTGTTGACGATGGTTTCGACGTTGTGGCTTCGGATGCGTTGGGTCGGACCGGAGATGCTCATGGCCGCGATGGCGTGGCCGTCCCTGTCCAGAATGGGCACGCCTACGCAGGTCAGGCCGATTTCCTGTTCCTCGTCGTCCAGTGCGTAGCCGTCGCGACGAATGGTCGCCATCTGCTCCAGCAGAGCCTCGACGCCCTGAATGGTCTTGGGCGTGAACTGGACGAATTCGTATTGCCGGAGCGTGTCCCGTTCGATGTCGTTGGAAAAGGCGAGCAGGCATTTGCCTACGGAAGAGCAGTAGCAGTCCATGCTGGTGCCGATTTTCGGGCTGACCGAAAGCACGCTGTTCTTCTTTTCCTCCTTGACCACGATCACGCTCTTGTAGGGACCTGAGTTCGAGCCATCCAGAACCGAGACGTTGACCGCTTCGCCGAATTCCTCGCACAGGGTTTTGGCGAACGGCTTGAACACGTCGTACAGCTTGATCTTGTTGGCCATGGAGAACAGGCCCACACCGAGAGTGTATTTCCCGGATTCC
Above is a window of Pseudodesulfovibrio tunisiensis DNA encoding:
- a CDS encoding phosphate acyltransferase, whose product is MLSNFDELITRVRSGRQYRVCVAAAQDEELLSAVKLASDMGFLFPVLVGPEDEIRDLTEKVGLDECEIIACDETETCAGKAVEIVRSGKADVLMKGVINTAIYMRAILNRQKGLRNGSLISALAAYDLKEYHKLIFCSDSGINTSPDLEQKRQILVNALGAMKRLGMDCPNVAALTANEMVHPKIQATVDADALVTMSRNRELPDCVIEGPIAFDVAFDRHAAEHKGIDSRISGEVDLILAPNIETGNALGKSWLTLSKAKWAGVVLGTTHPVVLGSRSDTAEVKINSIALACLLAQS
- the buk gene encoding butyrate kinase; its protein translation is MKILVVNPGGTSTKIAVFEDGEQLFGENIQHDQDEVNHFPTVFEQFRFRKDVIVRTLAENGHMLEDFDCVVGRGGLLKPLAGGTYEVSPTMIEDLRNAINGEHPSNLGPVIAKDIADSFDIPAFTVDPVSVDEFLGIAKISGISELERPSWMHALNQKAVCRETAARLGGEYADFNFIVAHLGSGISIAAHLKGVMIDGSGGRCNGPFSPERCGGLPSFPLVELCYSGKYTLREMVSKISTRAGMFDHLGTKDMLEIENRYLAGDPDAMRVLNAFIYQTAKEIAAYGASLCGEVDRIIITGGIAHSQLIVDKLKEHVSYLAEFEVIPGEMEMKALALGALRVMSGSEDVKTY
- a CDS encoding IclR family transcriptional regulator codes for the protein MSDIISSVARALDVLLYINGREEPVGISTISKDMGVYKSTIFRTLATLESRKFVQQDPESGKYTLGVGLFSMANKIKLYDVFKPFAKTLCEEFGEAVNVSVLDGSNSGPYKSVIVVKEEKKNSVLSVSPKIGTSMDCYCSSVGKCLLAFSNDIERDTLRQYEFVQFTPKTIQGVEALLEQMATIRRDGYALDDEEQEIGLTCVGVPILDRDGHAIAAMSISGPTQRIRSHNVETIVNRLKEVSREISALV